The genomic region TACGGGCGCGACCTGTCGGTCGGCAGTTCCATTGCCGGATTGGTGGCCCGAATGTTGGAGGCGGCGGCACCCGCGAGGCTGCGCTTGAGCTCACTCGATCCGCACGAGGTGGGGGAGGAGCTGATCGGCTGCTTTGGCCGCTTCGGGAACCTCTGCCGCCACCTGCATCTGCCGCTACAGAGCGGCGATGAGACAGTTTTGAAGCGCATGCGGCGAGCGCACACGGCCGATGATTTTCGCCGGCTGGTGGAACGGCTCACTGAGGCGGTCCCGGGGATCGCCATCGGAACCGATGTCATTGTCGGCTTTCCAGGCGAGGGTGACGCAGAGTTTGAGCAGACCTACCGGCTGCTCGAAGGTCTACCGATCGCGTATTTGCATGTGTTCAGCTACTCACAGCGGAAGGGAACCGTTGCGGCCTCAATGCCGGACCAGGTTCCCAAGGATGTAAGAGCTGCCAGGAGCGCTGCCCTCCGGACGCTGAGTGATGCGAAATGGCGCGCATTTCGACAGACACAGGTGGGACAGTCGTTCGCGGCTGTCGTCCTGGACGGGCGGGATGCGCGAACCGGGCGGCTGCAGGCGCTGACTGACAACTATATTACGGTACGACTCGACAACGCTGAGGAGGGTATCGGCCGCATGGTCGATCTGAGCATCGAGGCGGTGAGCGAGCGGGAGACCGTTGGCCGCTTGCGCGCGCGAGACGCAAACGGCTTCATACCAACGTCGGAGGGAAGATGGCTCAGGGGCTGATCGGTATCATCGGCGGCAGTGGGCTGTACGAAATAGATGGACTCGAGCGGGTCGAGGAGCGGCGCGTCGAGACCCCCTTCGGGGCGCCGTCGGATGCCTACATCATCGGGTCTCTGGCAGGGCGACGGGTGGCGTTTCTCGCGCGGCACGGACGCGGCCATCGCCTGATGCCATCCGAGCTGAATTTCCGGGCGAACATCTTCGGGTTCAAGCTCCTGGGCGCGGAGCGGGTAATCTCCGCCTCGGCGGTGGGCAGCATGCGCGAGGACCTCCCGCCTCTGGATATTGTCATTCCGGATCAGTTCTTTGATCGCACGAAGGGGCGGGCCAGCACCTTCTTCGGGCGTGGCCTCGTCGCGCATGTAAGTTTTGCTGATCCGACCTGTCCGATTCTGGGAAAGTTACTGTTCGTTGCCGGGCAGTCGGTGGGAGCTCGAATGCATCTCGGTGGTACATACCTATGCATCGAGGGGCCGCAGTTCTCGACCAGGGCCGAGTCGCGGATCTATCGAAGCTGGGGAGTGGATGTCATCGGGATGACCAATCTGCAGGAGGCAAAGCTCTGCCGCGAGGCCGAGATCTGCTATGCGACGCTGGCCCTGGTGACCGATTATGATGTCTGGCACGAGACAGAGCAGGATGTATCGGTGGAGGCGGTGGTGGCGATCCTGAAGCAAAACGCCGAAACCGCCAAGGCCATCATCAAGGCCACGGTGGCGTCGTTTCCAACCGGCAGGGAAGGCTGCTCGTGCGGGAGCGCGATGCACGATGCGATTATTACCGCTCGCGATATAATCACCGCCGACATTCCGGAGCTGCTGCGACCGATTATTGGGAAGTATGTTCAGTAAGGTGCGAGGTAAAGCATGAGTAGTATCCTTGTTGTCGGTTCGGTTGCGCTTGATTCCGTTCGCACGCCATTCGGTGATGCGAAAGAGGCATTGGGGGGCTCGGCCACGTACTTCTCAGTCGCGGCCAGCTTCTTTGCGGATGTTCGGGTTGTGGCCGTAGTGGGGGAGGATTTTCCTGAAGAACACCTCGCGTTTCTGAAGAGCCGGTCGATTGATCTTGAAGGGCTGGTGCGGGTCCCGGGGCGTACCTTCCGGTGGACCGGAGAGTACGGGTTCGATCTGAACGAGGCGAAGACACTAGAGACGCAACTCAATGTCTTTGCAGCGTTTCAGCCGGAGATCCCCAAGGCGTACAAAGAGAGCGA from Candidatus Methylomirabilis sp. harbors:
- the mtaB gene encoding tRNA (N(6)-L-threonylcarbamoyladenosine(37)-C(2))-methylthiotransferase MtaB, with protein sequence MRVAIKTLGCRQNQSESDALQESLRRDGYTAVGPDEAADLFIINTCTVTQEADADSRQMIRRAIRRNPSARVVVTGCYAQAAAREVAAIPGVDLVAGNGEKAQLPALISGLRDKRSPLIAVGDIQRAARFSPLPPPVGAARSRALLKVQDGCNYRCTFCIVPETRGPNRSQPNDAALRDLRALVEAGYPEVVLTGTHLGTYGRDLSVGSSIAGLVARMLEAAAPARLRLSSLDPHEVGEELIGCFGRFGNLCRHLHLPLQSGDETVLKRMRRAHTADDFRRLVERLTEAVPGIAIGTDVIVGFPGEGDAEFEQTYRLLEGLPIAYLHVFSYSQRKGTVAASMPDQVPKDVRAARSAALRTLSDAKWRAFRQTQVGQSFAAVVLDGRDARTGRLQALTDNYITVRLDNAEEGIGRMVDLSIEAVSERETVGRLRARDANGFIPTSEGRWLRG
- the mtnP gene encoding S-methyl-5'-thioadenosine phosphorylase, whose protein sequence is MAQGLIGIIGGSGLYEIDGLERVEERRVETPFGAPSDAYIIGSLAGRRVAFLARHGRGHRLMPSELNFRANIFGFKLLGAERVISASAVGSMREDLPPLDIVIPDQFFDRTKGRASTFFGRGLVAHVSFADPTCPILGKLLFVAGQSVGARMHLGGTYLCIEGPQFSTRAESRIYRSWGVDVIGMTNLQEAKLCREAEICYATLALVTDYDVWHETEQDVSVEAVVAILKQNAETAKAIIKATVASFPTGREGCSCGSAMHDAIITARDIITADIPELLRPIIGKYVQ